Part of the Nothobranchius furzeri strain GRZ-AD chromosome 2, NfurGRZ-RIMD1, whole genome shotgun sequence genome, taaaaaagacattttttttttggcctggggtgtttagtacaaatcagtcTTTATTATattatgaaatatctaaaatttTGAATTTTTTGCACTTATACTTTTTATatagcaacagatttaaaatgTACTATACACTCGAGCCATTAGGTGACAAAAACGTCCACTTTTAAAACAGCTTTAATAATGGTccagattagggctgggcaatatggaccaaaacttatatctcaatatcttttagcagaattccgatatacgatatgtATCgacatttttcctcctgtaaaatatttacacggtgtccgtgagggcgcacagGGTTGGTTAGCATTCCTCCCAAGATatgtatacagggagtgcagaattattaggcaaccctaacctgcaggagtcaatgtgctctgcgcttctcccgagaactccctcccacctgtggtgaCAGTGGCTGAGtgccgtacatggctgctctTGCAGGGGAAACAGGattccagacccccccccccccccccccccgccttcctatcgGAGTCTCTATGTTGTGTCATCTGAAGTCTGTtgcttatctgtctgaggtggggttttttgcagagcaaagctgccctcctggtgggagagtagctatgaagtgcctttttttccctcctcccgaatcaattcctcattttaccctcttatctcgatcaatggtagcgcgactcagggttgcaaatgaccacagtcaccaattcttgtcgtgtgtcttgcccatgtatgtctgatctctgaattgtgtgtactgaaactctaatttccctctgggattaataaagtatctttgaattgaatttgaattgaatttagggggatatctcagtgtgcaggtgactattactgtgcataattattaggcaacttaacaaaaaacaaatgtatacccatttcaattatttatttttaccagtgaaaccaatataacatctccacattcacaaatatacatttctcacATTCAAAAACAGTACAAAAACAAATTAGCGAccagtatagccacctttctttgcaaggacactcaaaagcctgccatccatggattctgtcagtgttttgatctgttcaccatcaacattgcgtgcagcagcaaccacagcctcccagacactgttcagagaggtgtactgttttccctccttgtaaatctcacatttgatgatggatcacaggttctcaatggggttcagatcaggtgaacaaggaggccatgccattagtttttcttcttttataccctttcttgccagccacgctgtggagtacttggacacgtgtgatggagcattgtcctgcatgaaaatcatgtttttcttgaaggatgcagacttcttcctgtaccactgcttggagaaggagtcttccagaaactggcagtaggactgggagttgagcttgactccatcctcaacccgaaaaggccccacaagctcatctttgatgataccagcccaaaccagtactccacctccaccttgctggtgtCTGAGTCGGACTGTAGCTCTCtggcctttaccaatccagccacaggcccatccatctggcccatcaagactcactctcatttcatcagtccataaaaccttagaaaaatcagtcgagatatttcttggcccagtcttgacatctcagcttgtgtgtcttgttcagtggtggtcgtctttcagcctttcttaccatggtcatgtctctgagtattgcacaccttgtgcgtttgggcactccagtggtgTTGCagttctgaaatatggccaaactggtggcaagtggcatcttggcagctgcacgcttgacttttctcagttcatgggcagttattttgcgccttggtttgtccacacgcttcttgcgtccctgttgactattttgaatgaaatgcttgattgttcgatgatcacgcttcagaagctttgcaattttaagactgctgcatccctctgcaagatatctcactatttttgacttttctgagcctgtcaagtccttcttttgacccattttgccaaaggaaaggaagttgcctaataattatgcacacctgatatagggtgttgatgtcattagaccacaccccttctcattacagagatgcacatcacctaatatgcttaattggtagtaggctttcgagcctatacagcttggagtaagacaacatgcatgaagaggatgatgtggacaaaatactcatttgcctaataattctgcactccctgtataaacacgtttctatggttcctcctacgtccgtcacagcggtgggtgagGTTTGAGAgggtgagtttgaccgacttccggggaggtttgttaagatgaatggctctctacagggactcggctctcatcattcactttgaaaacctgttCAAAATATTCGAtttgttcgtgaacgtcacatcactagtcTCTCCatacaagcaggatggaaaacagaactccgttgaacgtccccaaataattaaaaaccaggatgccaaatgcaaagtttagagcagcacatttacccagaggctctcagattgagcaaacttgtaagaatacatgtaatagccgcttagagacggagcaacatgtcgctagcatagcggctaatcgctagcatagcagtttgtgtttattcatttagccaacgcttttatccaaagcgacttaaaatttataacctatagggcatgttgtgatctgtgggggaaaccggagtacccggaggaaacccacgcatgcatggggagaacacgcgatTCCACGCAGAAACgctgcagccgagccgagtttcgaacctgcaaccttcgtgctgcgaggcaacagtgctaaccactgcaccaccatgcagtttgaccagttatatcgatataaagtcaCCTTATATCATGTTTtaaaattataccgatattttaaaaatatcgatataggctgtgtctcaattcagggtctgcatcctttgaaggacccagcccacccggccgacgtgggctgcgtcctccgtcggccgggtagaccggatgttaacggctgtgaatttggacaggcctagccttcatgaactccctcggcgaacgttccgtcgcctagcaaccgtggaaccgctgggcagaagggagaaggaactttaaatgatggagctcgacgttttatttagctttttaacccccagaaacccaaatttagaaaacaactgcaaaatctttttttaacctttcacatgttgttctaggaggccagataaacgggcctatttacacattttaacagccaatagtgttgcagaactgaacaataggacctattagcaatgtaaatgtggttttaaaaagaaaaaaaaatggggaaggtttatttttgtagacttaaatctgatgttgtaatattacaaccgtgggtctctgggggttaatcatttccttgactgttggagagctacttcagagaaaatactttagactagctgagcccgagcaaagatgtgataatagtttttaatactttctaagggtcttaatttgaccaaaaccgatttataaccttttaagacttttcaggacccagcggataccctctagtaaacaattctcatttgtaaacaaataaaattcaagagtttaatgcagaactgattttatttagatatttcttttatatgtacatgtttaatcttccttaaccatttttttctagcaaagtaaaaagctgtcaaagttcttccttctctcctgtgccctctgctgctctgcctccctctgcagcctcatgtcctcccagatcagctccagaagctggtcatcgctggcaccttcccctggatgcccattttctccagaatagtcttaacaaacatgtaagaaaaaaacagatagagaaaagaggacaacgggttattcctttcatgttttcgcagaaaaaaataaactcaaacgagttttttaaaatatgagatgttattgtacctccatgccacagccgccgaatactttgctccggtgatcatgtggttcatctccgccctaagcttaataaattccctggttttctcttttgttcctaaaatacaaacttctattaaaatcagggggaaacgtagcgggagaagtacgacaccgagcgcggccgaacatacgagccgagaccgcaatacaagcacttttactgttacatttctaactaaaataacgttcatgtatcacaaaaagtccttaacctaacagttttcaagtttatactgacatttatatgcgcaatcctctccgacagctcccgcttcactgtccgccattgtttttaagtttttctgccggccggcccgcaaggcatcttgggaaatactacccattgaaggatacaccggacccatccttcattcaggcgaaaagaaggccgcattcgtcgaccgcatctgaaggagtcttcgaattgggacaggcctagtcgtggcgctgtgacgtaaccggccgacgaatccggccgacgtaggatgcagaccctgaattgagacacagccatagagctccggacgtcacgtgactctcagagagtagacgccatgttggcaggcaacaaaggtaaacaaaatgaacgggatcggcttggattttacttcgtctgagtttacttcacactttaaaactgaagaaatcgttttatgtagtcagaaattaaatagactaaacatctccaacccttaccgtgcccctgggatactttttaaaaatgccagaagctgtcagagcggacttcttaccggacctggccagggaacgccttgggattcccccgttagagctggcccaagtggctggggagagggaagtctgggcctgtcgacttaggctactgctcccgcaacccgactccggataagcggatgaaaatggatggatggccaaataacatagatttacatgtaagtagtttaaatagagtgatgtgctgtttgaatgtataaactaaatgccaagagaaatcactagtctgatttttttccgtgaataaaataaatatgtcaggcaggagcatctcaggatctgtctgagatctgtctcggtgagacagataatagcaatccaaagtgatttttatgtgtgatctgacaattgatcaaccattgcttcaaaattaaatacagcttagccggttaattgctatgatcatgaaacccgtaaacggcagcatgcagaaatcacgaggcaccgttttacgtgatgtttacttgttgctatgagtaataagacagaaaaagccacgccaaaataagtttaggaagcccactaagaattgttaaaaaaaacatttaaaataaataccacacacagttgaggaaacggtttaagtacctgatatgaagtggtcgctcaataagcgaaaacctttactctcgggatcccacaatttcattttagcccggtcactagcgcgttttattacaatgatccaacgtttgcggcgctccggatcttggggaatcctgtagatggctcattctttatgtcgtccgcgtctgttctgcatcctggggcacaacaggaaccctaaccctaacgtcaaaccaaagaacggttcgaagtgaaaatggctattttgttgctaatttgcaggaaatatctagaagaaagttctacagaaagtagctaagggtcttcagaaatgtagctaggtttgtcactaggtgttaggaacagcgacaaagttgctgagttggcactactctctctgctgctaaatgcggttgcggaaggcgctttataaataaagctttgattgattgattgataaatctacggatagcaaatgctacgggctatgcctgtgcgtgaacgcgcatgaagcagcctactcgacccgagcagctctctttttctgtgattttacagaaaaacaggcatcacagtaaaaatgccagggctcattctacaggaccagggcattgcaggagaatgtatgaagaagaaatgtatttctatacatgttttggctgtcaaacatccataatgcccctttaaattcaTTGAGCTGCATGCTGATTACACAGTTTACCCTTACAGCCtgggaattgtgtgtgtgtgtgtgtgtgtgtgtgtgtgtgtgtgtgtgtgtgtgtgtgtgtgtgtgtgacgtatgCTTTGAGGACACATTTTTGACTTTTTACCTCTAACATGTTAAAATTGTGAGGACATTTGACAGATCATCACAGTAGAAAAAAAACACCTACTTTAGTTTTAGAAGTATGGGGTGAATTGAGGTTTGGGTTAAGCATACAACAACATTAGTTCCTTAAACGGACTGGTAATCAGGAGAACTGGGAAACTTCCCGGTGGCCTGCCGTTAATCTGGCCCACTCAGTGATTGTCGTCATTCATGACATGCTTGATATCTAAATGAACAATTCGTCATGTGGCTAATCGGGCCTGTATTGGTGCATTCACATCTGGGGCAGCACAGACCAGACTGCGCCGCGTCGGCCCGGGTCCCGCACCAGTAGGTTTTGTTTACACACACACTTCTTAGGAACGGGGAAATCTCCAAGCTAGTGGGCGGGGCTAAAGACACGCAAAATACAGACATGAAGGTAGGTCAAGGGTGAAAAGGGTCAGACTCCACATCGAAAGAAGTTgtggcacacacacgcacacacaccttcccCAGCAAGTGAACCTGCTGCAGATGAAATTACCAGTACTTTTGGATGAAATAAGATAAATAAACAACATGACATTACATTTTTGGCctggtttattattttgtttgaacccaaAGGAAATGTGACAAAGCACAAACCAGGCTCTGCTGCTGAAAACACTAAAACCATAAAGAATCCTAAACTTCCTACATGCTTATTTTATATTTGtgataatataataataacagCAACAGCAGGAGGCAGTGGGCTGGATCAGGGTTTAATGACAGCGacgtctagcctggcctgccagacttgtcctctaattctgcacagagaaagagtctggtaactcacaggcagagaggcacatgaggggcgggactagccacctcaaaaataaccaatcaggaaaaaagacagaaatgcagaCTGTACTGTAACGTTGTAGTATTTTAGCTGTAGTcacaaatggcgtctggcgacagcgcaaacatctttcttgacaaactcggcgttatggtgtgtgacgaacgctgctcagtgctgattggcttggttagaattctcagcgggtggggttatttgaataggagagttcccagagcctttctctgtgcagaattaaacagaggaggagtctggcaggccaggctaagctACCtccccttcactaaccagctaactgacCCTTCCTCTGGGGACATTTAGACTTTCATCAACTCCTTATATCCATCGTGTCTCTAAGAAACGAGCAAACAAGAAGAAAACATCTAACTCAAAGGTAGACTAAAGTTTTCTCCCAGTTTTAAAGTTGAATTTAACATAAACCCAGGTCACCCTGGTTCATGAAACGGAATAAGGTTCAGCAGGAACTTCTACAGGCTCACAGCTAAACTATATCATAGTTTCTCTTTGCCTGTTCTGAGCTCCGTCAAGCTGCGTTTGTGCGGATCATGTGTCACCGGTTCtgacaaatttatttatttaatctacTTTTGGTGGTGCCGGGGGCTTTTTAA contains:
- the LOC107374291 gene encoding transposable element Tc3 transposase isoform X2, whose translation is MRVSLDGPDGWACGWIGKGQRATVRLRHQQGGGGVLVWAGIIKDELVGPFRVEDGVKLNSQSYCQFLEDSFSKQWYRKKSASFKKNMIFMQDNAPSHVSKYSTAWLARKGIKEEKLMAWPPCSPDLNPIENL